The Ovis canadensis isolate MfBH-ARS-UI-01 breed Bighorn chromosome 24, ARS-UI_OviCan_v2, whole genome shotgun sequence DNA window AAGGTGATCTGGTTAGTTTTTATGCTGTCttccttttctattattttattaaggATAAAATTCCTATTTCCCTTTGAAATGTTCAAGAAAATCTGGTGAtgtcagaggaagagagagaagggaacctAATTGGCTGCAGGACCTGCTGATGCTAGGTGCTGTCCTAGCTTCTCTCATTTAAGACCAAGACCCCAACAGAAGGCAAAGATTCAGGGAGCAGAGCCAGGACCTCGtttacctacacacacacacacacacacacacacacacacacacacacaccaggacctCGtttacctacacacacacacacacacacacacacacacagcatctccTTCCAGACACCCTATGTCTGGGCAGGGTGTGTCTGGGAGTGTTTTAAAAGGGAGCCaatgaaaaatacaagaaaaaagtaccaaaaaaaaaaaaaaagagccagtgAGCCTTAGTTGTGTGTGTTGGTctctgggggtggaggagggtggaTGGACACCCTACCTGGAAGTGGAGATGCTGCTGCAAATCTCGGAGATCCAACCTCGTGGCCTGCAGTTGCATCCTCTCCGAACTGGTCCAGAACTCCTGTCTCCCCAGCCCTCCCAACAGGGTATGGAAGGGACGAAGTGTCAGGGAGAGGAAGCAGAGTCGTTCTGGGTCCTGTGGCAGGGGAGGgaaggcatcaggaaaggcctgtAGGCCAAGGATCCACTTGCAACCCGTCTGATCTCTCTCTGGGTCCCATCCCCAACACAACTCCAGTCTCCATCCATTCCATCACCAAATCTATTCTAGGTAgagctttttttttggccacaccatgcatgcaggatcttagttccccaatcagggagtgaacctacaccccctgcagtgcaagcatggagtcataaccactggaccaccagggaagtccctccatgtcTATTCTCATCCTTAACCCCAACTCCATCCGTACTTCTTTCTTGTACTCATCACCATTCCTATCTCCACAGTCTCTGATCTCTATCCTATCTCCTTTGCCAACCTCATTTTCAGTCTTATGCCCAGACTCATCTCTAACCCGTAACCGCATCTCCAGCCTCCTGTCAGTCTCTACCCGCAGCCCCATTCCATTCCCTCTCTACCATCCCATCCCAGCTCCATCTCCTCATTGTTTTTATTCTGTCTCCATCTTCTTTCCCATCCTTATTCCCATTCTTATTCCATCTCATCCCATTCTTATCTTATTCCATGTGTCCAGCCTCACTGTCACCGTGTCTCCATCCCATCTCCAGCTCTACCCACCCCCATTCCAGTCCCAGCATCACCAGCAATCCTCACTCCTTCTCTGTCCCCCACTTCATTTTCACTCATCTCCGACCTCTTCCCTTTCCTAACCTCTCACCATTCTCACTCCTCATACCAACTGCATGCCTCCTCCCTACTAATCTCTATCTCCAATCCCATTCTATTCCCGTCCCGGCCTCTGTCCTTGCTCAGCTTCATTCTTACCTTCTTCCTAATGCCTTCTTTATTCCAGCGTCATCTTTATACTCAATGACTTATCCAGCCTCATCCAGGCGCTCTGCTTCAATTTATCCCCAAACCCAGCTTCAATTCAGTGGGCTTTATCTCCATGGACCCAGACCAGCCTTACTGCCAGTTTGCCTGCCCCACCCCGCCAGTCCGCCACTCACAGAGAGGCCACGCCAGGCCTGGAAGGTCGTGGAAACGTTGGGGAGCTGCTCTCCCAAGGGCAAGAGGTCGAGGTTCACTCCTGGCAGGTGAGATTTAGCCTATGGGACAAGATCTCTAAGTGGGGGCTCAAGGGGGttagggatcttcccatccccagAGCCAGCTGCATTAGGGAAACTCACAAAGTGATGAGCCTGGACCCGAACCGCAGAGAGCAACTTCTTGGCGAGATGCAGGCTGACCTTGAACTCCCTCTGCAGCTCCTGCAGGCTCAGGGGGGGCCTCCCTGGGGGCCTCGGGAATCCCCAGACACCAGCTCGAGCCAGAAGCAAGAAGAGCAGCAAAAGGCTGAGCCctggagagatgggggaggggagtggacaAGATGAGGGGCATGCTGGGGGAGAACCTGGGGCAAGCTGGGGGAGAACTTGGGCGAAGGAAGGAAGGGACCATGCCTTTTCTGAGCCTGTGCTACAGGCACGCACTATGTGTCATCCCACTGACCCCTCAAAACCACTAATGAGCTATTGAGACACCATATGGCATCtcttatgggcttcccatgtggcgcaaGTGGTAAgaaccgcctgccagtgcaggagacatgagagactcgcattcattccctgggttgggaagatcccctggaggagggcatggcaacccactccagtatttctgcctgcagaatcccacggacagaggagcctgatgggctgaagcccatagcgtcgcacagagtcagacacaactgaagtgacttggcatgcatgcacgcacgcatgccTCTCTGTACAATGAAAGGAAAATGCCCCTTCCCCAGGAACACACAGCCTGGCGCAGAGTGCCCACTTTTGAAGCAAATCTCGGGCTGCATCTGGATCGCCACTAACTCCCTTGGCCAAGTGTCTTCCTCAGTGCACAAACTGCACAAGGGTGTGAGGCAGGCTGGGTGCTATTATTCTCCCTATTTTGCGGatggggaaagtgaggctcagggaGGGTGACCTGCCACAGGGTGAGTGGACCAGGACTGGCACCCAGATTGGCCCAAATGCAGAGCCTGAGTGCTCCCTCCAGGGACCTCAGAGGAaggccaccacctccaccacagTGGGCACAGTCTATTCTGCAAATGATTCCCCAGGCTTAGCCAGGTGGCTTGGATGGCCTGAACCAGAACCCCAGGGGAAGGCTGGTGATACTGAAGGCTCTATCCCAGAGAGTCAGAAGGACAGATGGGTCCAGCCTCCCTCAAGGCAGGTAGATcactctgcagtgtgggagaatcaggggtcccaggagagggaggagggcctGGAATGGGAGGCAGCAGCCCTGTTTCTCAATTGGGTTCTTCCCTTGGGCAAGCCACCTCTGATCTCTATGCCTTGggctcccatctgtaaaatggaggatCAGATGGGCTGATCTCTGCAAGTGCCTCCCGCCCTGCATTTcctggaaagaaggaagaggggcAGTGGGGCTGGAGCTCTGGGAAGAGGGCAGTTTCTTCTTCAGGGAGAGGAAATCTAGCAATCCCTAGGCAGTTGCACAACTCTACTCGAAACCCAAAGCAAAACTGCTTACTAAGTCGAAGTCTATTCTTgactccctcttctctccctgcctctttCCTATCTGTTCTCTATCTCCAAACCCTGAGCTCTGCTCCTTGAAATGTCGTCTCAGTAAAGACTAAGGGGAACTTCTGGGTGCTTCCACTACCCCCCTGGACTTCCAGAGATGGTGGGTCTTGTCTCTAATCTCCAGCATTCAGGCTCCGTGGCTTGGGGGCCACTCTGACACCCTGGAGACTTAAGACAGAGTGAGGTCCTTTCTAGTTCCATATATTGCCCACCCAGAACTGAGCTGTGCCATTTCCTGCTGACCCCCCGTTTTTGCTTGGACTCTGGAGCCCCCAGACCCTTCCCTTGGCTTCTCCTTCCCCTCTGCAGCCAATCCTGGGGGTTTGGACCTGGTCTTTGAGGGTTCTGTCCCCATCTTCCAGCCCTTGGTCTGTACCCTGACCCTGCCATTGGCTCCTCTGCCTGTAGCTCTGGTTCCACCTCTGAGTCCTTCAATCACCCACTGGAGCTTAAGCTACCTTCCAAGCTTCAAACTCCACACCCTTGACCCAGTAAGGCTGCTGACTCCTTGGCCCCCAGTCCCCTGCTCCTTCTGTCCTTCCTCTAGCCAGCCCCAGTTCTCAGCCAAGCTGACTGAGCAGGGGCTCATTCATCCCAAATAAATGCTTAGTTTATCTGCCTGGCCCTGATCCTGGTCAAACTGCCTGCCCAGTTTTCCCCGTTCATGCCAGTCAGGTCTTCCCATCCTCAGCCCAGCTCTCACCAAATATCCTCCCTTCTACTCCTGTCCCCTCATTCATGCTAGCCAACCTgccccaccctctgcccagccccagcctctgcctcAGCCCTTCTCCCCAAGTTATTCCTATCTCATTCCCATCCTTCAGCCAGCTGTGTCCtatatccgtgtgtgtgtgtgtgtgtgtgtgtgtgtgtgtgtgacttgctCAGCCTCTTTCCTTAGTCTTGGCCACATTGTAGCCCCTCAGCCTTTGGCCCCCATCCACAGTGGTCATGTTCACCCCTCCTCTGCCCAGTCTCAGCCAaacccccacccctctgcccccaACCCTGGCCTCAAACTCACGCCAGCCAAGGTCGCCTGCCGTCTGGCCCATGGTGGGGCCCAGCCTCCTTGGACAGCCATCTCCCAGGCAGGGGGAGTCTTATACTGGGGGCTGCGCCCAGTTTCACTTTCCATCCCGCTTCTACTTTCGGCTTTGTGTTCACCGAGTCTTCCCTCATCACCACCCCTTGCTAAAATGAGGAAATGTAATTTCCCTTCCCAGAGAGGGTGGGAGGTGCAGTGAGGGTGGCGGGAAGCTGGGGTTTCGGTCAATCTCAGCTCCTGACTCCCTGCTGCACTCTACAGTCCAGCCATCCCCTTACTTCCCCACTCTTGGGTGAGCCGCCCCACTCTGCTTGCTAGTAGGTCCCAGAGACTCCAGCCCCTctcctgtttctcttctttgTCACCATCATCCCAGTGCCATCACAGTCCATTGTCCTTCCAAAGATGGATGGCCAGGTAAGGGGATTGCCCATTAGAGGGGACTTGGGGTTTTGAGTCATCCTTATGCTCTGCTGGTT harbors:
- the IL27 gene encoding interleukin-27 subunit alpha; the encoded protein is MGQTAGDLGWRLSLLLLFLLLARAGVWGFPRPPGRPPLSLQELQREFKVSLHLAKKLLSAVRVQAHHFAKSHLPGVNLDLLPLGEQLPNVSTTFQAWRGLSDPERLCFLSLTLRPFHTLLGGLGRQEFWTSSERMQLQATRLDLRDLQQHLHFQVLAAGFNLPEEHENEVEKGLLPGALGTPLQISAQVSWSRFLYTYRLLHSLELVLSRTVRDLLLLSRAGNSVQALGFPTPSSSPEGVTS